The proteins below come from a single Harpia harpyja isolate bHarHar1 chromosome 2, bHarHar1 primary haplotype, whole genome shotgun sequence genomic window:
- the ZCCHC4 gene encoding rRNA N6-adenosine-methyltransferase ZCCHC4 isoform X1 — translation MAASGEGDPEGLCGAERPGAGGLALLGLAPSAPSCPHGPALLFVKTSQGKEEGRRFYACSACRDRKDCNFFQWEDEKVSETRLAAREEYNRNHQPPFTHRQNVERYKNFVLLPLSKRRFCQECQQLLFPAEWEKHLDHQLLCNISTAQLKSPSQLLYPLENKKTNAQYLFADRSCQFLLDLIIDLGFRRVLSVGTPRLHEMIQSKASQGEDFRVRSLLLDIDFRYSQFYTEDEFCHYNMFNHYFFGGEAACEACRKFLHQDNGGRVIMVTDPPFGGLVGALAASFKKLMAMWKETGKEGHNNQEMPMFWIFPYFFESRILDFFPSFSMMDYQVDYDNHALYKHGKTGRRQSPVRIFTNLTPSMIVLPVEEGYRFCTICQRYVSSGNQHCKICNSCTSKDGRRWKHCVLCKKCVKPSWFHCNNCNCCALQNHTCEKTDAGCFVCGKAGHKRSTCPSLSSSRTACQADEKQKQKTLKRVKMGICKRSAMKHAIFSRKKVKNKKKKT, via the exons ATGGCGGCCAGCGGGGAGGGTGACCCGGAGGGCTTGTGCGGTGCGGagcggccgggggcgggcgggctggccCTGCTCGGCCTGGCGCCCAGCGCTCCCAGCTGTCCGCACG GTCCTGCTCTTCTGTTTGTAAAGACCAGccaaggaaaagaggaaggaagaagattTTATGCATGTTCAGCTTGTAGGGATAGAAAAGATTGTAACTTTTTCCAGTGGGAAGATGAGAAG GTATCAGAAACTAGGCTTGCGGCACGTGAAGAATATAATAGAAATCATCAGCCGCCTTTTACACACAGGCAGAATGTGGAAAG GTACAAGAATTTTGTTCTGTTGCCATTATCGAAGAGGAGGTTTTGCCAGGAATGCCAGCAATTGCTGTTTCCAGCTGAATGGGAAAAACACTTGGATCACCAGCTCCTGTGTAATATCTCTACTGCCCAGTTAAAAAGTCCCAGTCAACTTCTGTATCCACTGgagaataaaaaaacaaatgcacagtATTTATTTGCAGACAGAAGCTGCCAGTTCCTACTGGATCTTATTATTGATTTAGGATTCAGACGAGTGCTCTCTGTTGGAACACCCAG GCTTCATGAAATGATCCAGTCAAAAGCATCACAAGGAGAAGATTTCAGGGTTAGAAGCCTTCTGCTAGATATTGATTTCAG GTATTCACAGTTTTACACAGAGGATGAATTCTGCCACTACAACAtgtttaatcattatttttttggTGGAGAG GCTGCATGTGAAGCTTGTAGAAAATTCTTACATCAAGACAATGGTGGAAGAGTCATTATGGTAACTGATCCCCCATTTGGAGGTTTAGTGGGAGCACTGGCTGCTAGTTTTAAAAAACTGATGGCAATGTGGAAGGAGACTGGAAAAGAAG GTCATAACAACCAAGAGATGCCCATGTTCTGGATATTTCCATACTTCTTTGAGTCTCGTATTCTTGACTTTTTCCCAAGCTTCAGTATGATGGATTACCAG gtAGACTATGATAATCATGCACTTTATAAACACGGCAAGACAGGTCGTAGACAGTCTCCTGTCCGTATCTTCACGAACCTGACCCCAAGTATGATTGTACTTCCTGTAGAAGAGGGTTATAG gttttgCACTATTTGTCAGCGGTATGTTAGTTCTGGTAACCAGCACTGCAAGATATGCAATTCATGTACGTCAAAA GATGGTAGACGATGGAAACATTGTGTTCTTTGCAAAAAATGTGTAAAACCCT CTTGGTTTCACTGTAATAATTGCAACTGCTGTGCTCTTCAAAACCACACTTGTGAGAAGACTGATGCTGGCTGTTTTGTTTGTGGCAAGGCAGGTCACAAGCGCAGTACCTGTCCCAGTCTCTCCAGCAGCAGAACAGCTTGCCA AGCtgatgaaaagcaaaagcagaaaactctAAAGAGGGTAAAGATGGGTATCTGTAAAAGATCAGCTATGAAGCACGCCATATTCTCCAGGAAGAAagtaaagaataagaaaaaaaagacgtGA
- the ZCCHC4 gene encoding rRNA N6-adenosine-methyltransferase ZCCHC4 isoform X2, translating to MAASGEGDPEGLCGAERPGAGGLALLGLAPSAPSCPHGPALLFVKTSQGKEEGRRFYACSACRDRKDCNFFQWEDEKVSETRLAAREEYNRNHQPPFTHRQNVERYKNFVLLPLSKRRFCQECQQLLFPAEWEKHLDHQLLCNISTAQLKSPSQLLYPLENKKTNAQYLFADRSCQFLLDLIIDLGFRRVLSVGTPRLHEMIQSKASQGEDFRVRSLLLDIDFRYSQFYTEDEFCHYNMFNHYFFGGEAACEACRKFLHQDNGGRVIMVTDPPFGGLVGALAASFKKLMAMWKETGKEGHNNQEMPMFWIFPYFFESRILDFFPSFSMMDYQVDYDNHALYKHGKTGRRQSPVRIFTNLTPSMIVLPVEEGYRFCTICQRYVSSGNQHCKICNSCTSKLGFTVIIATAVLFKTTLVRRLMLAVLFVARQVTSAVPVPVSPAAEQLAKLMKSKSRKL from the exons ATGGCGGCCAGCGGGGAGGGTGACCCGGAGGGCTTGTGCGGTGCGGagcggccgggggcgggcgggctggccCTGCTCGGCCTGGCGCCCAGCGCTCCCAGCTGTCCGCACG GTCCTGCTCTTCTGTTTGTAAAGACCAGccaaggaaaagaggaaggaagaagattTTATGCATGTTCAGCTTGTAGGGATAGAAAAGATTGTAACTTTTTCCAGTGGGAAGATGAGAAG GTATCAGAAACTAGGCTTGCGGCACGTGAAGAATATAATAGAAATCATCAGCCGCCTTTTACACACAGGCAGAATGTGGAAAG GTACAAGAATTTTGTTCTGTTGCCATTATCGAAGAGGAGGTTTTGCCAGGAATGCCAGCAATTGCTGTTTCCAGCTGAATGGGAAAAACACTTGGATCACCAGCTCCTGTGTAATATCTCTACTGCCCAGTTAAAAAGTCCCAGTCAACTTCTGTATCCACTGgagaataaaaaaacaaatgcacagtATTTATTTGCAGACAGAAGCTGCCAGTTCCTACTGGATCTTATTATTGATTTAGGATTCAGACGAGTGCTCTCTGTTGGAACACCCAG GCTTCATGAAATGATCCAGTCAAAAGCATCACAAGGAGAAGATTTCAGGGTTAGAAGCCTTCTGCTAGATATTGATTTCAG GTATTCACAGTTTTACACAGAGGATGAATTCTGCCACTACAACAtgtttaatcattatttttttggTGGAGAG GCTGCATGTGAAGCTTGTAGAAAATTCTTACATCAAGACAATGGTGGAAGAGTCATTATGGTAACTGATCCCCCATTTGGAGGTTTAGTGGGAGCACTGGCTGCTAGTTTTAAAAAACTGATGGCAATGTGGAAGGAGACTGGAAAAGAAG GTCATAACAACCAAGAGATGCCCATGTTCTGGATATTTCCATACTTCTTTGAGTCTCGTATTCTTGACTTTTTCCCAAGCTTCAGTATGATGGATTACCAG gtAGACTATGATAATCATGCACTTTATAAACACGGCAAGACAGGTCGTAGACAGTCTCCTGTCCGTATCTTCACGAACCTGACCCCAAGTATGATTGTACTTCCTGTAGAAGAGGGTTATAG gttttgCACTATTTGTCAGCGGTATGTTAGTTCTGGTAACCAGCACTGCAAGATATGCAATTCATGTACGTCAAAA CTTGGTTTCACTGTAATAATTGCAACTGCTGTGCTCTTCAAAACCACACTTGTGAGAAGACTGATGCTGGCTGTTTTGTTTGTGGCAAGGCAGGTCACAAGCGCAGTACCTGTCCCAGTCTCTCCAGCAGCAGAACAGCTTGCCA AGCtgatgaaaagcaaaagcagaaaactctAA